The proteins below are encoded in one region of Pseudophryne corroboree isolate aPseCor3 chromosome 8, aPseCor3.hap2, whole genome shotgun sequence:
- the LOC134949939 gene encoding paraneoplastic antigen Ma1 homolog: protein MEEEATSEEDRGNGASAMRECSHPNIANTAPIESTVESLGTGVETMVDKMVSHLERWHYEGGYRRLRIFSGISPVPAGEETYDNCREAAIQHSEEWQCPEHIKKQRIVESLRGPAMGVIQATRRSKSTATLQDYIEALDFSYGTMEDVGDLLARLHRTYQEPGETLTQYIYRVDRLIYKIVEKGGIAKDTVDESRIKQVLKGALTNNPVAQRLRCTRTSGTPPSLTELVKEVKLEEVQIETREKTIKRIKAIISTLTPTVIDDRLFKLLEEQNKKIDQLIALQSQATTRPSWPSEAGRGRSRGSGSRGQIICYSCGQPGHRSFECPVMAMDRRGRSQTFGQARNDQLENSNGSTVNPSQAPQ, encoded by the coding sequence ATGGAAGAAGAAGCCACTTCTGAGGAAGATAGGGGTAATGGAGCTTCAGCCATGAGGGAGTGCTCCCACCCGAATATCGCCAATACAGCACCCATTGAAAGTACAGTGGAATCCCTTGGAACCGGGGTTGAAACGATGGTAGATAAGATGGTCAGCCACCTAGAGAGATGGCATTATGAGGGTGGATATCGCAGATTAAGGATATTTTCAGGGATTTCACCGGTTCCAGCTGGAGAAGAAACCTATGATAACTGTCGAGAAGCGGCTATTCAACACTCAGAAGAGTGGCAGTGCCCGGAACACATCAAGAAGCAGCGCATAGTAGAAAGTCTTCGGGGACCTGCTATGGGGGTGATCCAGGCCACTCGACGCAGTAAATCGACGGCTACCCTTCAAGACTACATCGAAGCCTTAGATTTCTCCTACGGTACCATGGAAGATGTAGGTGATTTGTTAGCCAGACTACATCGAACCTATCAGGAGCCTGGGGAGACACTGACGCAGTATATTTACAGAGTTGATAGGTTGATATACAAAATTGTTGAAAAAGGAGGTATTGCTAAGGATACAGTAGATGAGAGTCGAATAAAACAAGTACTGAAAGGAGCTTTGACCAACAACCCAGTGGCACAACGGCTTAGGTGTACACGTACGTCTGGGACACCCCCTTCATTGACCGAATTAGTGAAAGAAGTTAAGCTAGAGGAGGTACAGATAGAGACCAGAGAGAAAACTATTAAGCGGATTAAAGCTATAATATCTACTCTGACACCTACCGTTATAGATGACAGATTGTTCAAATTGTtagaggaacaaaataaaaaaatagatcaATTGATCGCTCTTCAGAGCCAAGCCACCACTAGGCCCTCCTGGCCATCTGAGGCAGGCAGAGGAAGGAGTCGTGGAAGTGGCAGTCGAGGCCAAATCATATGTTATAGCTGTGGACAGCCCGGACACCGATCATTTGAATGTCCAGTAATGGCCATGGATAGGAGAGGAAGATCCCAGACCTTTGGTCAGGCACGAAATGACCAGTTGGAAAACTCCAACGGGAGtactgtgaacccctcacaggctccccaataa